One Carassius auratus strain Wakin chromosome 3, ASM336829v1, whole genome shotgun sequence genomic region harbors:
- the LOC113053145 gene encoding immunoglobulin kappa light chain-like — MMILSTTALAGLLLSLSGFEAIVHLTQEKIMNVNTGQDVKILCRRDSGSWVISWYQQKAGGPPKFVLADSTRASGLSSRFTYTDSGVDEYLNIARVEAEDEAVYYCGCINCPSSFGGGTELRIARPSSPPSLLLLAPAAPLLSEGDVSVVCVAQGFYPDGVTVSWSEDSSGVTGDEVQTAPYQRQDDGTFSQTSVLKLSKQRWSSGRTYTCSLSHPALSTPLSQSTSLNQCV, encoded by the exons ATGATGATCCTGAGCACCACTGCTCTCGCTGgactcctgctctctctctcgg GGTTTGAAGCCATAGTGCATCTGACTCAGGAGAAGATCATGAACGTGAACACAGGACAAGACGTAAAGATTCTCTGCAGGAGAGATAGTGGTAGCTGGGTCATTTCCTGGTACCAGCAGAAAGCTGGAGGTCCTCCAAAGTTCGTATTAGCTGATAGCACCAGGGCCAGTGGTCTGTCCAGCAGATTCACATACACAGACAGTGGTGTGGATGAGTACCTGAACATCGCCCGAGTGGAAGCTGAGGATGAAGCGGTGTATTACTGCGGCTGCATCAATTGTCCA AGCAGCTTCGGTGGAGGCACCGAGTTGAGGATCG CTCGTCCGTCGTCTCCTCCGTCCCTGCTCCTGCTGGCTCCTGCTGCTCCTCTGCTCTCTGAGGGAGATGTCAGTGTGGTGTGTGTGGCTCAGGGCTTTTACCCTGACGGTGTCACCGTGTCCTGGTCTGAGGACAGCAGCGGTGTGACGGGGGACGAGGTGCAGACGGCTCCGTATCAGCGTCAGGATGATGGCACCTTCTCCCAGACCAGTGTCCTGAAGCTCAGTAAGCAGCGCTGGAGCTCTGGGAGAACCTACACGTGCAGCCTGAGTCACCCGGCGCTTTCCACACCGCTGAGCCAGAGCACCAGCCTCAACCAGTGTGTGTAG
- the LOC113053150 gene encoding immunoglobulin kappa light chain-like produces the protein MMILSTTALAGLLLSLSGFEAIVHLTQEKIMNVNTGQDVKILCRRDDSGSWVISWYQQKAGGPPKFILADSYRASGLSSRFTYTDNGVNEYLNIARVEAEDEAVYYCGCIICQSHSSFGGGTELRIARPSSPPSLLLLAPAAPLLSEGDVSVLCVAQGFYPDGVTVSWSEDSSGVTGDEVQTAPYQRQADGTFSQTSVLKLSKQRWSSGRTYTCSLSHPALSTPLSQSTSLNQCV, from the exons ATGATGATCCTGAGCACCACTGCTCTCGCTGgactcctgctctctctctcag GGTTTGAGGCCATCGTGCATCTGACCCAGGAGAAGATCATGAACGTGAACACAGGACAAGACGTAAAGATTCTCTGCAGGAGAGATGATAGTGGTAGCTGGGTCATTTCCTGGTACCAGCAGAAAGCTGGAGGTCCTCCAAAGTTCATACTAGCTGATAGCTACAGAGCCAGTGGTCTGTCCAGCAGATTCACATACACAGACAATGGTGTGAATGAGTATCTGAACATCGCCCGAGTGGAAGCTGAGGATGAAGCGGTGTATTACTGCGGCTGCATCATTTGTCAAAGCCAT AGCAGCTTCGGTGGAGGCACCGAGTTGAGGATCG CTCGTCCGTCGTCTCCTCCGTCCCTGCTCCTGCTGGCTCCTGCTGCTCCTCTGCTCTCTGAGGGAGATGTCAGTGTGCTGTGTGTGGCTCAGGGCTTTTACCCTGACGGTGTCACCGTGTCCTGGTCTGAGGACAGCAGCGGTGTGACGGGGGACGAGGTGCAGACGGCTCCGTATCAGCGTCAGGCTGATGGCACCTTCTCCCAGACCAGTGTCCTGAAGCTCAGTAAGCAGCGCTGGAGCTCTGGGAGAACCTACACGTGCAGCCTGAGTCACCCGGCGCTTTCCACACCGCTGAGCCAGAGCACCAGCCTCAACCAGTGTGTGTAG